One Pseudomonas brassicacearum genomic region harbors:
- the lgt gene encoding prolipoprotein diacylglyceryl transferase codes for MLPYPQIDPVALAIGPLKIHWYGLMYLIGIGGAWLLASRRLNRFDPTWNKEKLSDLVFWLSMGVIVGGRLGYVLFYDLSAYLANPTLIFEVWKGGMSFHGGFIGVMLAALWFGKRNNKSFFELMDFVAPMVPIGLGAGRIGNFINAELWGKPTDVPWAMIFPPFSDPAQLPRHPSQLYQFALEGVALFLILWLFSRKPRPTMAVSGMFALFYGIFRFIVEFVRVPDAQLGYLAWNWLTMGQVLCLPMIVGGLALIWLAYHRAPAAAAKV; via the coding sequence ATGCTGCCTTACCCGCAGATCGATCCGGTGGCCCTGGCCATCGGCCCGCTGAAAATCCACTGGTACGGCCTGATGTACCTGATCGGCATCGGCGGCGCCTGGCTGCTGGCGTCGCGCCGGCTCAACCGCTTCGACCCGACCTGGAACAAGGAAAAGCTCTCCGACCTGGTGTTCTGGTTGTCCATGGGCGTGATCGTCGGCGGGCGCCTGGGCTATGTGCTGTTCTATGACCTGAGCGCCTACCTGGCCAACCCGACGCTGATCTTCGAGGTCTGGAAGGGCGGCATGTCATTCCACGGCGGGTTCATCGGCGTGATGCTTGCGGCGTTGTGGTTCGGCAAGCGCAACAACAAGTCGTTTTTCGAACTGATGGACTTCGTCGCGCCAATGGTGCCGATCGGCCTGGGCGCCGGGCGCATCGGCAACTTCATCAACGCCGAGTTGTGGGGCAAGCCGACCGACGTGCCGTGGGCGATGATCTTCCCGCCATTCAGCGACCCGGCGCAATTACCGCGCCACCCGTCGCAGCTTTATCAGTTCGCCCTCGAAGGCGTGGCACTATTCCTGATTCTCTGGCTGTTCTCGCGCAAGCCGCGGCCAACCATGGCGGTGTCGGGCATGTTTGCCCTTTTTTATGGCATCTTCCGCTTTATCGTCGAATTCGTCCGCGTACCGGACGCCCAGCTCGGTTATCTGGCGTGGAACTGGCTGACCATGGGCCAGGTGTTGTGCCTGCCGATGATCGTCGGTGGACTGGCGCTGATCTGGCTGGCTTATCACCGTGCGCCGGCTGCGGCGGCCAAGGTTTAA
- the ptsP gene encoding phosphoenolpyruvate--protein phosphotransferase — MLNTLRKIVQEVNSAKDLKAALGIIVLRVKEAMGSQVCSVYLLDPESNRFVLMATEGLNKRSIGKVSMAPNEGLVGLVGTREEPLNLENAADHPRYRYFAETGEERYASFLGAPIIHHRRVVGVLVIQQKERRQFDEGEEAFLVTMSAQLAGVIAHAEATGSISGLGRQGKGIQEAKFVGVPGSPGAAVGTAVVMLPPADLDVVPDKTIADINAELGLFKTAIEGVRADMRALSAKLATQLRPEERALFDVYLMMLDDASLGSEVTTVIKTGQWAQGALRQVVTDHVNRFELMDDAYLRERASDVKDLGRRLLAYLQQERQQTLVYPDNTILVSEELTPAMLGEVPEGKLAGLVSVLGSGNSHVAILARAMGIPTVMGLVDLPYSKVDGIQMIVDGYHGEVYTNPSDVLRKQFADVVEEEKQLSLGLDALRDLPCVTLDGHRMPLWVNTGLLADVARAQKRGAEGVGLYRTEVPFMINQRFPSEKEQLAIYREQLAAFHPQPVTMRSLDIGGDKSLSYFPIKEDNPFLGWRGIRVTLDHPEIFLVQARAMLKASEGLNNLRILLPMISGTHELEEALHLIHRAWGEVRDEGTDVPMPPVGVMIEIPAAVYQTKELARQVDFLSVGSNDLTQYLLAVDRNNPRVADLYDYLHPAVLQALQNVVRDAHAEGKPVSICGEMAGDPAAAVLLMAMGFDSLSMNATNLPKVKWMLRQINLSKAQELLAEVMTIDNPQVIHSSLQLALKNLGLARMINPASNKTL; from the coding sequence ATGCTCAATACGCTGCGCAAGATCGTCCAGGAAGTTAACTCCGCCAAGGATCTCAAGGCGGCGTTGGGGATTATTGTATTGCGCGTCAAAGAGGCCATGGGCAGCCAGGTCTGCTCGGTCTACCTGCTGGACCCCGAGAGCAACCGTTTCGTGCTGATGGCCACCGAGGGCTTGAACAAGCGCTCGATCGGCAAGGTCAGCATGGCACCCAATGAAGGTCTGGTTGGCCTGGTCGGCACGCGCGAAGAACCCCTGAACCTCGAAAACGCTGCGGATCACCCGCGCTACCGCTACTTCGCCGAAACGGGCGAGGAACGCTACGCCTCGTTCCTCGGGGCGCCGATCATCCACCACCGCCGCGTCGTCGGCGTGTTGGTCATCCAGCAAAAAGAGCGCCGCCAGTTCGACGAGGGTGAAGAAGCCTTCCTCGTGACGATGAGCGCGCAACTGGCCGGCGTTATCGCCCACGCCGAGGCCACCGGTTCGATCAGTGGCCTGGGCCGCCAGGGCAAGGGCATCCAGGAAGCCAAGTTCGTCGGCGTGCCAGGTTCTCCGGGCGCGGCGGTGGGGACGGCGGTGGTCATGTTGCCACCCGCCGACCTCGACGTGGTACCGGACAAGACCATTGCCGACATCAACGCCGAGCTGGGGCTGTTCAAGACCGCCATCGAAGGCGTGCGGGCCGACATGCGGGCCCTGTCGGCCAAACTGGCGACGCAGCTGCGCCCCGAAGAGCGCGCGCTGTTCGACGTCTACCTGATGATGCTCGACGACGCCTCCCTGGGCAGCGAAGTGACCACGGTCATCAAGACCGGCCAATGGGCCCAGGGCGCGCTGCGCCAGGTGGTGACCGACCACGTCAACCGTTTCGAACTGATGGACGACGCCTACCTGCGCGAGCGCGCCTCCGACGTCAAGGACCTTGGCCGGCGCTTGCTGGCTTACTTGCAGCAGGAGCGCCAGCAGACGCTGGTCTACCCGGACAACACCATCCTGGTCAGTGAAGAATTGACGCCGGCCATGCTCGGCGAAGTGCCCGAAGGCAAACTGGCGGGGCTGGTCTCGGTACTGGGTTCGGGCAACTCCCACGTGGCGATCCTGGCCCGGGCCATGGGTATCCCGACGGTGATGGGCCTGGTGGACCTGCCGTACTCCAAGGTCGACGGCATCCAGATGATCGTCGACGGCTACCACGGCGAGGTCTACACCAACCCCAGCGACGTGCTGCGCAAGCAGTTTGCCGACGTGGTGGAGGAAGAAAAGCAACTGTCCCTGGGCCTGGATGCGCTGCGGGACTTGCCTTGCGTGACGCTCGACGGCCACCGCATGCCGCTGTGGGTCAACACCGGCCTGCTGGCCGACGTGGCCCGGGCGCAGAAGCGTGGCGCCGAGGGTGTCGGCCTGTACCGCACCGAAGTGCCGTTCATGATCAACCAGCGCTTCCCCAGCGAAAAGGAACAGCTGGCGATCTACCGCGAACAATTGGCCGCGTTCCACCCGCAACCGGTGACCATGCGCAGCCTGGACATCGGCGGCGACAAATCCCTGTCCTACTTCCCGATCAAGGAAGACAACCCGTTCCTCGGCTGGCGCGGGATTCGCGTGACCCTCGACCATCCGGAAATCTTCCTGGTCCAGGCCCGCGCCATGCTCAAGGCCAGCGAAGGCCTGAACAACCTGCGCATCCTGTTGCCGATGATCTCCGGCACCCATGAGCTGGAAGAAGCCTTGCACCTGATCCACCGGGCCTGGGGCGAAGTACGCGACGAAGGCACCGACGTGCCGATGCCGCCAGTTGGTGTGATGATCGAGATTCCGGCAGCGGTGTACCAGACCAAGGAGCTGGCGCGGCAGGTGGACTTCCTGTCAGTGGGCTCCAACGACTTGACTCAGTACCTGTTGGCCGTGGACCGCAACAACCCACGGGTGGCCGATTTGTACGACTACCTGCACCCGGCCGTGCTGCAAGCCTTGCAGAACGTGGTGCGTGACGCCCATGCCGAAGGCAAGCCGGTGAGCATCTGCGGCGAAATGGCCGGTGACCCGGCGGCCGCGGTACTGCTGATGGCGATGGGCTTTGACAGCCTGTCGATGAACGCCACCAACCTGCCGAAAGTGAAGTGGATGCTGCGCCAGATCAACCTCAGCAAGGCCCAGGAATTGCTGGCGGAAGTGATGACTATCGACAACCCGCAGGTGATCCACAGCTCCTTGCAACTGGCGCTGAAGAACCTTGGCTTGGCGCGGATGATCAATCCGGCTTCGAACAAGACGCTCTAG
- a CDS encoding thymidylate synthase yields MKQYLDLVAHVIKNGTKQANRTGVNTISFPGAMLRYDLQDGFPAITTRKMAFKSAIGEMCGFLRGVNNAAEFRALGCKVWDQNANENAQWLANPFRQGEDDLGEIYGVQWRKWPAYKQIPLSNPVAIEQTLAQGYRQIAEGEENGQAYVVLYKAIDQVRQCVDTIIKDPGSRRILFHGWNCAQLDEMALPPCHLLYQFHPNVETREISLTLYIRSNDLGLGTPFNLTEGAALLSLIGRLTGYTPRWFTYFIGDAHVYENHLDMLKEQLKREPFPMPKLVISERVPEFAKTGVYQPEWLELVEPSDFSLEGYQHHAPMTAPMAV; encoded by the coding sequence ATGAAGCAATATCTCGATCTGGTGGCTCATGTCATCAAGAACGGCACCAAGCAAGCCAACCGCACCGGTGTGAACACCATCAGTTTCCCCGGCGCCATGCTGCGCTATGACTTGCAGGACGGCTTCCCGGCCATCACCACCCGTAAAATGGCCTTCAAATCGGCCATCGGCGAGATGTGCGGCTTTCTGCGTGGGGTCAACAACGCCGCCGAATTCCGCGCCCTTGGCTGCAAGGTCTGGGATCAGAACGCCAACGAAAACGCCCAGTGGCTGGCCAATCCGTTCCGCCAGGGCGAAGACGATCTCGGCGAGATCTACGGCGTGCAATGGCGCAAATGGCCGGCCTACAAGCAGATTCCCCTGAGCAACCCGGTGGCCATCGAGCAGACCCTGGCCCAGGGTTACCGGCAAATCGCCGAAGGTGAAGAAAACGGCCAGGCCTACGTGGTGCTGTACAAGGCCATCGACCAGGTGCGCCAGTGCGTCGACACCATCATCAAGGACCCGGGCAGCCGCCGTATCCTGTTCCACGGCTGGAACTGCGCCCAGCTCGATGAAATGGCCCTGCCGCCGTGCCATCTGCTTTACCAGTTCCACCCGAATGTCGAGACCCGGGAAATTTCCCTGACCCTCTACATCCGCTCCAACGACCTGGGCCTGGGCACGCCGTTCAACCTCACCGAAGGCGCCGCGCTGCTGAGCCTGATCGGTCGCCTGACCGGTTACACGCCGCGCTGGTTCACCTATTTCATCGGCGATGCCCACGTCTACGAAAACCACTTGGACATGCTCAAGGAACAGCTCAAGCGCGAGCCATTCCCAATGCCCAAGCTGGTGATTTCCGAACGCGTGCCGGAGTTTGCCAAGACCGGTGTCTACCAGCCGGAGTGGCTGGAGTTGGTCGAACCGAGCGATTTCTCCCTCGAAGGCTACCAGCACCACGCGCCGATGACCGCGCCGATGGCGGTCTAA
- the cadR gene encoding Cd(II)/Pb(II)-responsive transcriptional regulator: MKIGELAKITDCQVETIRYYEREGLLPEPARSDGNYRVYTQAHAERLTFIRNCRTLDMTLEEIRSLLALRDSPQDQCENVNALIDEHILHVRARIDGLLALQAQLIDLRHRCGEGPDLDQCGILQRLEVSGAVAPEVEHSHVGRSHGH, translated from the coding sequence ATGAAGATCGGAGAGCTGGCAAAGATCACCGACTGCCAGGTGGAAACCATCCGCTATTACGAGCGTGAAGGCTTGCTGCCGGAACCGGCCCGCAGCGACGGCAATTACCGTGTCTACACCCAGGCCCATGCCGAACGGCTGACGTTCATCCGCAACTGCCGCACCCTGGACATGACCCTGGAGGAAATCCGCAGCCTCCTGGCCCTGCGCGACAGCCCCCAGGACCAGTGTGAGAACGTCAATGCGTTGATCGACGAACATATTCTCCACGTCAGGGCTCGTATCGACGGCCTACTGGCCCTGCAGGCGCAACTGATCGACCTGCGCCATCGTTGTGGCGAAGGGCCGGACCTGGATCAATGCGGGATCTTGCAGCGGTTGGAGGTGAGCGGGGCGGTGGCGCCGGAGGTGGAGCACTCGCATGTGGGGCGCAGTCATGGGCATTGA
- a CDS encoding efflux RND transporter permease subunit encodes MKGPFNLSEWALRHQSFVWYLMFVALLMGVFSYMNLGREEDPSFTIKTMIIQTRWPGATQEETLKQVTDRIEKKLEELDSLDYVKSYTRPGESTVFVYLRDTTGAKEIPEIWYQVRKKIDDIRGDFPQGLQGPGFNDEFGDVYGSVYAFTGDGLSMRQLRDYVEQVRAEIREVPGLGKVEMLGEQDEVLYLNFSTRKLAALGIDQRQVVQSLQSQNAVTPAGVIDAGPERISVRTSGQFQSEKDLANVNLRLNDRFYRLADIADIRRGYADPATPMFRFNGTPAIGLAIAMKKGGNIQEFGKALHARMNELTTDLPLGVDVHTVSDQAEVVEEAVGGFTSALFEAVIIVLVVSFISLGVRAGLVVACSIPLVLAMVFLFMEYSGITMQRISLGALIIALGLLVDDAMITVEMMVTRLEKGETKEQAATFAYTSTAFPMLTGTLVTVAGFVPIGLNASSAGEYTFTLFAVIAVAMLVSWIVAVLFAPVIGVHILSTNVKPHSAEPGRIGRAFNGGLLWAMRNRWWAIGITILLFVLAVFCMRFVQNQFFPSSDRPEILVDLNLPQNASMDETRKAVDRLEATLKGDPDIERWSTYIGEGAIRFYLPLDQQLQNPYYAQLVIVSKGLESRTALTERLQKRLREDFVGIGSYVQALEMGPPVGRPIQYRVSGKDTDLVRKHAIELATELDKNSHIGEIIYDWNEPGKVLRIDIAQDKARQLGLSSDDVAKLMNSIVSGSPVTQVNDDIYLIDVVGRAEDAERGSPETLQNLQIVTPSGTSIPLLAFATVRYELEQPLVWRRDRKPTITIKAAVRDEIQPTDLVKQLQPEIDKFAAGLPVGYKVATGGTVEESSKAQGPIASVVPLMLFLMATFLMIQLHSVQKLFLVASVAPLGLIGVVLALVPTGTPMGFVAILGILALIGIIIRNSVILVTQIDEYERDGYEPWDAVVEATQHRRRPILLTAAAASLGMIPIAREVFWGPMAYAMIGGIIIATLLTLLFLPALYVAWYKIREPKRD; translated from the coding sequence ATGAAAGGGCCTTTCAACTTATCCGAGTGGGCCCTGCGGCATCAGTCGTTCGTTTGGTACCTGATGTTTGTCGCTCTGTTGATGGGCGTGTTTTCGTACATGAACCTGGGGCGGGAAGAAGACCCCTCATTCACCATCAAGACCATGATCATCCAGACCCGCTGGCCGGGCGCGACCCAGGAAGAAACCCTCAAGCAGGTGACCGATCGCATCGAGAAAAAGCTCGAAGAGCTCGACTCCCTCGACTACGTCAAAAGCTACACCCGTCCGGGGGAATCGACGGTGTTCGTGTACCTGCGCGATACCACCGGGGCCAAGGAAATCCCCGAGATCTGGTACCAGGTACGCAAGAAGATCGACGACATTCGCGGCGACTTCCCCCAAGGCCTGCAAGGGCCGGGGTTCAACGATGAGTTCGGCGATGTGTACGGTTCGGTGTATGCCTTCACGGGCGACGGCCTGTCAATGCGCCAGTTACGCGACTACGTCGAACAGGTGCGCGCCGAGATCCGTGAGGTACCGGGCCTGGGCAAGGTCGAGATGCTGGGCGAGCAGGATGAAGTGCTGTACCTGAACTTCTCCACCCGCAAGCTCGCCGCATTGGGTATCGACCAGCGCCAGGTGGTGCAGAGCCTGCAATCGCAGAATGCCGTGACCCCGGCCGGGGTCATCGACGCCGGGCCCGAGCGGATTTCCGTACGCACATCGGGGCAATTCCAATCGGAAAAGGACCTGGCCAACGTCAACCTTCGACTCAACGATCGGTTCTATCGGCTGGCCGACATCGCGGATATCCGCCGCGGTTACGCCGACCCTGCCACGCCGATGTTCCGCTTCAACGGTACGCCCGCCATTGGCCTTGCCATCGCGATGAAGAAGGGCGGCAACATCCAGGAGTTCGGCAAGGCGCTGCATGCGCGCATGAACGAACTGACCACCGACCTGCCGCTGGGCGTTGATGTGCACACCGTGTCGGACCAGGCCGAAGTGGTGGAAGAGGCGGTCGGTGGCTTCACCAGCGCCTTGTTCGAGGCGGTGATCATCGTGCTGGTCGTCAGCTTCATCAGCCTTGGCGTTCGGGCCGGGCTGGTGGTGGCCTGCTCGATTCCGCTGGTGCTGGCGATGGTCTTTTTGTTCATGGAGTACAGCGGCATCACCATGCAGCGGATCTCCCTCGGCGCGTTGATCATCGCCCTCGGTTTGCTGGTGGACGACGCGATGATTACCGTGGAGATGATGGTCACGCGCCTGGAAAAAGGCGAAACCAAGGAACAGGCCGCGACCTTCGCCTACACCTCGACGGCGTTCCCGATGCTCACCGGGACCCTGGTGACCGTGGCCGGTTTCGTGCCGATCGGCCTGAACGCCAGCTCTGCCGGTGAGTACACCTTTACCCTGTTTGCGGTGATCGCGGTGGCGATGCTGGTGTCGTGGATCGTCGCGGTGCTGTTCGCCCCGGTGATTGGCGTGCACATCCTCAGCACCAACGTGAAGCCTCACAGTGCCGAGCCGGGGCGTATCGGCCGTGCCTTCAATGGCGGCCTGCTGTGGGCGATGCGCAATCGCTGGTGGGCCATCGGCATCACGATATTGCTGTTTGTGCTGGCGGTGTTTTGCATGCGCTTTGTGCAGAACCAGTTTTTTCCGTCCTCGGACCGGCCGGAAATCCTGGTGGACCTCAACCTGCCGCAAAACGCTTCAATGGATGAGACGCGCAAGGCTGTCGACCGCCTGGAGGCAACCCTCAAGGGCGATCCGGACATCGAGCGCTGGAGCACCTACATCGGCGAAGGCGCGATTCGTTTTTATCTGCCGCTGGACCAGCAACTGCAGAACCCGTACTACGCGCAACTGGTGATCGTCAGCAAGGGTCTGGAGTCGCGCACGGCCCTCACCGAACGCCTGCAAAAGCGTCTGCGCGAGGATTTCGTCGGCATTGGCAGCTACGTGCAGGCCCTGGAAATGGGCCCGCCGGTGGGCCGGCCGATCCAGTACCGGGTTAGCGGCAAGGACACCGACCTGGTGCGCAAGCACGCCATCGAATTGGCCACCGAGCTGGACAAGAACTCGCACATCGGCGAAATCATTTACGACTGGAACGAGCCGGGCAAGGTCCTGCGCATTGATATTGCCCAGGACAAGGCGCGGCAATTGGGCTTGTCTTCCGATGACGTGGCCAAGCTGATGAACAGCATCGTCAGTGGCTCGCCAGTGACTCAGGTCAACGACGATATTTACCTGATAGACGTGGTCGGTCGCGCCGAAGATGCCGAGCGCGGTTCGCCGGAAACCCTGCAGAACCTGCAAATCGTCACCCCGAGCGGCACCTCGATTCCGCTGCTGGCGTTCGCCACGGTGCGCTACGAACTGGAGCAGCCGTTGGTGTGGCGTCGCGACCGCAAGCCGACCATCACCATCAAGGCCGCTGTGCGCGACGAAATCCAGCCCACGGACCTGGTCAAGCAACTGCAGCCCGAGATCGACAAGTTCGCCGCTGGTCTGCCGGTGGGCTACAAGGTCGCTACCGGCGGTACGGTGGAGGAGAGCAGCAAGGCCCAAGGGCCTATCGCCAGTGTGGTGCCGCTGATGCTGTTCTTGATGGCGACGTTCCTGATGATCCAGCTGCACAGCGTGCAGAAACTGTTCCTGGTGGCCAGCGTCGCGCCCCTCGGGCTGATCGGCGTGGTGCTGGCGCTGGTGCCGACGGGTACGCCCATGGGCTTCGTGGCGATCCTTGGGATTCTCGCGTTGATCGGCATCATCATCCGCAACTCGGTGATCCTGGTGACCCAGATCGACGAATACGAACGGGACGGCTACGAGCCTTGGGATGCAGTTGTCGAAGCGACCCAACACCGGCGCCGCCCGATCCTGCTCACCGCCGCTGCGGCGAGCCTGGGGATGATCCCGATTGCGCGGGAAGTGTTCTGGGGGCCGATGGCCTACGCGATGATTGGCGGGATCATCATCGCCACTCTGCTGACGCTGCTATTCCTGCCGGCGTTGTATGTGGCCTGGTACAAGATTCGTGAGCCCAAGCGCGATTGA
- a CDS encoding heavy metal translocating P-type ATPase codes for MSDSIHTHKPDHGHDHGHSCCASKAAPSVVNLGKVPTDGGRLSSFRIEAMDCPTEQTLIQNKLGKLKGVQQLEFNLINRVLGVTHDLPSDAPIIDAIQSLGMQAEPLTPGQDKPTHTAPGPAKPWWPLALSGVTALGAEVIHFTNAAPNWVVALVALVSILSGGLATYKKGWIALKNRNLNINALMSIAVTGAVLIGQWPEAAMVMFLFTVAELIEAKSLDRARNAISGLMQMAPEQATVQQADGTWQEQPVKAIALGARVRVRPGERVGLDGDVVAGRSTIDQAPITGESLPVEKTVGDKVFAGTINQAGELEYTVTAAADHSTLARIIHAVEQAQGARAPTQRFVDQFSKIYTPAVFVLALAVAVLPPLFMGAAWFDWIYRALVLLVVACPCALVISTPVTIVSGLAAAARKGILVKGGVYLEGGYKLDYLALDKTGTITHGKPVQTDYVALDPTMESTAPSLAASLAARSDHPVSRAIANAAVDKQQAAQVVDNFAALPGRGVRGDINGQTYHLGNHRLVEDLGLCSAELEAKLFALEKQGKSVVLLLDGTGPLALFAVADTVKDSSREAIRQLHELGIKTLMLTGDNAHTAEAIAAQVGMDQARGDLLPEDKLQAIEALYAQGHRVGMVGDGINDAPALARSEIGFAMAAAGTDTAIETADVALMDDDLRKIPAFIRLSRQTSTVLKQNIALALVIKVIFLGVTFAGFATMWMAVFADMGVSLLVVFNGLRLLRK; via the coding sequence ATGAGCGATTCCATTCACACCCACAAACCCGACCATGGTCATGACCACGGCCATTCCTGCTGCGCCTCGAAAGCTGCACCGTCGGTGGTCAACCTCGGCAAAGTCCCGACGGACGGCGGGCGATTGAGCAGTTTTCGCATCGAGGCCATGGACTGCCCCACCGAGCAGACGCTGATCCAGAACAAACTCGGCAAGCTCAAGGGCGTGCAGCAGTTGGAATTCAACCTGATCAACCGCGTGCTCGGCGTGACCCATGATCTGCCCAGTGATGCGCCGATCATCGACGCGATTCAATCCCTGGGCATGCAGGCCGAGCCGTTGACGCCGGGCCAAGACAAACCCACCCACACCGCACCCGGCCCGGCCAAGCCCTGGTGGCCGTTGGCGCTGTCCGGGGTCACCGCCCTGGGCGCCGAAGTGATCCACTTTACCAACGCCGCGCCAAACTGGGTGGTCGCGCTGGTGGCACTGGTGTCGATCCTCAGCGGCGGCCTTGCTACATACAAGAAGGGCTGGATCGCCCTGAAAAACCGCAACCTGAACATCAACGCCCTGATGAGCATCGCCGTGACCGGCGCCGTGCTGATCGGGCAGTGGCCGGAAGCGGCGATGGTGATGTTCCTGTTCACTGTGGCCGAGTTGATCGAAGCCAAGTCCCTGGACCGGGCGCGCAACGCCATCAGCGGCCTGATGCAAATGGCCCCGGAACAGGCCACCGTGCAACAGGCCGATGGTACTTGGCAGGAACAGCCGGTCAAGGCCATTGCCCTCGGTGCGCGGGTGCGGGTGCGTCCTGGCGAGCGCGTTGGCCTGGACGGTGACGTGGTCGCCGGCCGTTCGACTATCGATCAGGCACCGATCACCGGCGAGAGCCTGCCGGTGGAAAAAACCGTGGGCGACAAGGTGTTTGCCGGCACCATCAACCAGGCCGGCGAATTGGAATATACCGTGACCGCGGCCGCCGACCATTCCACCCTGGCGCGGATCATCCACGCCGTGGAGCAAGCCCAGGGCGCCCGTGCACCGACCCAGCGCTTCGTCGATCAGTTCTCGAAAATCTACACCCCGGCGGTGTTCGTCCTGGCCCTGGCAGTGGCCGTCCTTCCGCCGCTGTTCATGGGTGCGGCGTGGTTCGACTGGATCTACCGGGCGCTGGTGCTGTTGGTGGTGGCCTGCCCTTGCGCGTTGGTGATCTCCACTCCGGTGACCATCGTCAGCGGCCTGGCCGCAGCGGCGCGCAAAGGCATCCTGGTGAAGGGCGGTGTCTACCTGGAGGGCGGCTACAAGCTCGACTACCTGGCCTTGGACAAAACCGGGACGATCACCCACGGCAAGCCAGTGCAAACCGACTACGTGGCGCTGGATCCGACCATGGAATCGACCGCTCCAAGCCTGGCCGCCAGCCTCGCTGCCCGCTCTGATCACCCGGTGTCCCGCGCGATCGCCAATGCCGCTGTGGATAAACAACAGGCGGCGCAGGTTGTGGATAACTTTGCAGCGCTCCCGGGACGCGGGGTACGCGGCGATATCAACGGCCAGACCTATCACTTGGGCAATCACCGCCTGGTGGAAGACCTGGGCCTGTGCTCTGCCGAGCTGGAAGCAAAACTTTTTGCCCTGGAAAAACAAGGCAAGTCCGTGGTGCTGCTGCTCGACGGTACAGGTCCCCTGGCGCTGTTTGCCGTGGCCGATACCGTGAAAGACTCCAGCCGCGAAGCCATCCGGCAACTGCATGAGCTGGGGATCAAGACCCTGATGCTGACCGGAGACAACGCCCACACCGCCGAAGCCATTGCCGCCCAAGTGGGCATGGATCAGGCCCGGGGCGACCTGCTGCCGGAAGACAAGCTGCAAGCCATCGAAGCGCTGTACGCCCAGGGGCACCGCGTCGGCATGGTGGGCGACGGCATCAACGATGCCCCGGCCCTGGCTCGCTCGGAAATCGGCTTCGCCATGGCGGCGGCCGGGACCGATACGGCCATTGAAACCGCCGATGTCGCCTTGATGGACGATGATCTGCGCAAGATTCCGGCATTTATCCGCCTTTCGCGGCAGACCTCGACCGTCCTGAAACAGAACATCGCCTTGGCGCTGGTGATCAAGGTGATCTTTCTGGGGGTGACCTTTGCCGGGTTCGCGACCATGTGGATGGCGGTGTTTGCCGACATGGGGGTGAGTTTGTTGGTGGTGTTCAATGGGTTGCGGTTGTTGCGCAAGTAA
- a CDS encoding NRDE family protein: MCLIIFAWRPGHAQPLIVAANRDEFYARPTLPLAQWPDAPHVHAGRDLEAGGTWLGVGADGRFAALTNIRDPGQLPAFKSRGELVARFLSGNLPIAEYLSEVVPRAGEFGGFNLLLGDGAELWHFNARDTQPQRLAEGIYGLSNAGLNTPWPKVLKARAALGEVLGDPQPQALLALLNDPQPAPVAELPDTGVGLATEMLLSSVFIASPAYGTRASTALIVHADGTRHMVERSFGPHGGHLGEVELRV, from the coding sequence ATGTGCCTGATCATATTTGCCTGGCGGCCTGGGCATGCCCAGCCGCTGATCGTGGCGGCCAACCGCGACGAGTTCTACGCGCGCCCGACCTTGCCCCTGGCCCAGTGGCCTGACGCGCCGCACGTCCACGCCGGTCGCGATCTGGAAGCCGGCGGCACCTGGCTCGGCGTGGGTGCCGACGGTCGCTTTGCGGCCCTGACGAACATCCGCGACCCGGGCCAGCTCCCGGCGTTCAAGTCGCGAGGCGAGTTGGTGGCGCGTTTTCTGAGCGGTAACCTGCCCATTGCCGAATACCTGAGCGAAGTGGTCCCTCGGGCTGGCGAGTTTGGCGGGTTCAATCTGCTGCTCGGCGATGGCGCCGAGCTGTGGCATTTCAACGCCCGTGATACCCAGCCACAGCGGCTGGCCGAAGGGATCTATGGTTTGTCGAACGCCGGGCTGAACACGCCATGGCCCAAGGTGCTCAAGGCCCGGGCGGCGCTGGGCGAAGTGCTGGGCGATCCGCAGCCCCAGGCCTTGTTGGCCCTGCTGAACGACCCGCAACCCGCCCCGGTGGCAGAACTGCCGGATACCGGCGTGGGTCTGGCGACCGAGATGTTGTTATCTAGTGTGTTCATTGCCAGCCCCGCTTATGGGACGCGGGCGAGTACGGCGCTGATTGTCCATGCCGATGGGACGCGGCATATGGTCGAGCGCAGTTTCGGGCCCCATGGGGGGCATTTGGGGGAGGTGGAGCTGCGAGTTTGA